In one window of Hevea brasiliensis isolate MT/VB/25A 57/8 chromosome 10, ASM3005281v1, whole genome shotgun sequence DNA:
- the LOC110637989 gene encoding uncharacterized protein LOC110637989 isoform X2, which produces MDSEHQNNSLKCSSSQMLTDPICTNPFCFFCTMNEPDPPLRKTKMAQCFKEMPLRDDQEHVLVLSGLWNIAMTQPDDPEFPSLGIFECMKKLIYRGIKDKEWLLRDQNIYIPYYAAHIIGSYTMNKAEFAEKAVNSGAVLPLMELLRGKITWVEQRVAVRALGHLASHERTFEAIADHEDEIVELAKELACNCLKTIYKKFLGVKDIKRLEYHRDLLTRGLGGIELENRKAEEWASQLQCWSLYLLNCFACKERSLSLICKKHFLKDLCGMWGGLGNRTSPGGIGLIRSLCNTKTGRESIANLEEVKMSLCNTSRSSDDWQYMAIDSLILLLNDIDTRYKVLDIAASFLVDLVELRSLNERTKIGEAIAQTLLQDYHKIKYGGLSLKSQSAEEALKETWELKVERRKREELISEQELKVRKDFVRTLKQEGNNLFWSGYIENAVIKYTKAMDLCPLKMRKERIVLYSNRAQCYLLLKKPEEAISDATRALSLSSAESPHSKSLWRRSQAYDMKGMAKESLMDCLTFINGHTMSEQAKHVKIPYYAAHMINKQMNATWLFAGVKSKNKFEEKVDKSNGEDKMTTMACPLF; this is translated from the exons ATGGATTCAGAACACCAAAATAATTCACTCAAGTGCTCGTCATCACAGATGCTCACGGACCCAATATGCACCAACCCTTTTTGCTTCTTTTGCACCATGAATGAGCCAGACCCACCTCTCAGAAAAACCAAAATGGCTCAGTGTTTCAAAGAAATGCCTCTCAGAGATGACCAAGAACATGTCTTGGTCTTAAGTGGGCTCTGGAACATTGCCATGACTCAACCTGACGACCCTGAATTCCCATCTCTTGGCATCTTTGAGTGCATGAAGAAACTGATATACAGAGGCATcaaagataaagaatggcttctTAGAGACCAAAATATCTATATTCCCTACTATGCAGCTCATATCATTGGTTCCTACACAATGAACAAGGCTGAATTTGCAGAGAAAGCGGTTAACTCAGGCGCGGTTTTGCCCCTGATGGAGCTTCTTAGAGGAAAGATCACATGGGTAGAGCAAAGAGTTGCAGTCCGAGCACTAGGTCACCTGGCTAGCCATGAAAGGACCTTTGAAGCCATTGCTGATCATGAAGACGAGATCGTAGAATTGGCCAAAGAGTTAGCTTGCAATTGCCTTAAAACAATCTATAAAAAATTTCTTGGTGTAAAGGATATCAAGAGACTCGAGTACCACCGTGACCTGCTCACAAGAGGACTTGGAGGGATAGAGTTAGAGAACAGAAAGGCAGAGGAATGGGCTAGCCAGTTACAGTGCTGGTCTCTGTATCTCTTAAACTGCTTTGCATGTAAAGAAAGATCTCTTAGTCTCATCTGCAAGAAACACTTCTTGAAGGATCTGTGTGGCATGTGGGGTGGCTTAGGGAATCGAACATCACCTGGTGGGATTGGACTCATAAGAAGTTTATGCAACACCAAAACTGGAAGAGAAAGTATAGCAAATTTAGAAGAAGTGAAAATGAGTCTCTGCAACACTTCAAGATCTTCTGATGATTGGCAGTACATGGCTATAGATTCTCTTATCTTACTGCTCAATGACATAGATACCAGATATAAAGTCCTCGACATCGCCGCTtcatttctggttgacttggtagAGCTAAGAAGCTTAAATGAAAGAACCAAAATTGGAGAAGCAATCGCGCAGACACTTTTACAAGATTACCATAAGATCAAATATGGGGGATTGAGTTTGAAGAGCCAAAGTGCAGAGGAAGCATTAAAGGAGACATGGGAATTGAAGGTagaaagaagaaagagagaggagctAATTTCTGAACAGGAATTGAAAGTGAGAAAAGATTTTGTCCGCACATTAAAACAAGAAGGGAACAATTTGTTCTGGTCTGGCTACATTGAAAATGCTGTCATCAAGTACACGAAAGCTATGGATTTGTGCCCACTAAAGATGAGAAAAGAGAGGATAGTTCTTTATAGTAACAGAGCTCAGTGTTACTTGTTGCTTAAAAAACCAGAAGAAGCCATTAGTGACGCCACTAGAGCTTTGAGCCTATCGAGTGCCGAAAGTCCTCACAGTAAGAGCCTATGGAGAAGATCACAAGCTTACGACATGAAAGGGATGGCTAAGGAGAGTTTGATGGATTGTTTAACGTTCATCAATGGTCACACGATGTCTGAACAAGCCAAGCATGTTAAGATCCCATACTACGCAGCTCACATGATCAACAAGCAAATGAATGCCACGTGGCTTTTCGCAGGTGTGAAGTCAAAAAACAAATTTGAAGAAAAAGTAGACAAATCCAATGGAGAGGACAAAATGACGACAATG GCATGCCCACTATTCTAG
- the LOC110637989 gene encoding uncharacterized protein LOC110637989 isoform X1 yields MDSEHQNNSLKCSSSQMLTDPICTNPFCFFCTMNEPDPPLRKTKMAQCFKEMPLRDDQEHVLVLSGLWNIAMTQPDDPEFPSLGIFECMKKLIYRGIKDKEWLLRDQNIYIPYYAAHIIGSYTMNKAEFAEKAVNSGAVLPLMELLRGKITWVEQRVAVRALGHLASHERTFEAIADHEDEIVELAKELACNCLKTIYKKFLGVKDIKRLEYHRDLLTRGLGGIELENRKAEEWASQLQCWSLYLLNCFACKERSLSLICKKHFLKDLCGMWGGLGNRTSPGGIGLIRSLCNTKTGRESIANLEEVKMSLCNTSRSSDDWQYMAIDSLILLLNDIDTRYKVLDIAASFLVDLVELRSLNERTKIGEAIAQTLLQDYHKIKYGGLSLKSQSAEEALKETWELKVERRKREELISEQELKVRKDFVRTLKQEGNNLFWSGYIENAVIKYTKAMDLCPLKMRKERIVLYSNRAQCYLLLKKPEEAISDATRALSLSSAESPHSKSLWRRSQAYDMKGMAKESLMDCLTFINGHTMSEQAKHVKIPYYAAHMINKQMNATWLFAGVKSKNKFEEKVDKSNGEDKMTTMVIKGILGMPTILEESLGGKRWGRSKQARQGETQERSWRYHF; encoded by the exons ATGGATTCAGAACACCAAAATAATTCACTCAAGTGCTCGTCATCACAGATGCTCACGGACCCAATATGCACCAACCCTTTTTGCTTCTTTTGCACCATGAATGAGCCAGACCCACCTCTCAGAAAAACCAAAATGGCTCAGTGTTTCAAAGAAATGCCTCTCAGAGATGACCAAGAACATGTCTTGGTCTTAAGTGGGCTCTGGAACATTGCCATGACTCAACCTGACGACCCTGAATTCCCATCTCTTGGCATCTTTGAGTGCATGAAGAAACTGATATACAGAGGCATcaaagataaagaatggcttctTAGAGACCAAAATATCTATATTCCCTACTATGCAGCTCATATCATTGGTTCCTACACAATGAACAAGGCTGAATTTGCAGAGAAAGCGGTTAACTCAGGCGCGGTTTTGCCCCTGATGGAGCTTCTTAGAGGAAAGATCACATGGGTAGAGCAAAGAGTTGCAGTCCGAGCACTAGGTCACCTGGCTAGCCATGAAAGGACCTTTGAAGCCATTGCTGATCATGAAGACGAGATCGTAGAATTGGCCAAAGAGTTAGCTTGCAATTGCCTTAAAACAATCTATAAAAAATTTCTTGGTGTAAAGGATATCAAGAGACTCGAGTACCACCGTGACCTGCTCACAAGAGGACTTGGAGGGATAGAGTTAGAGAACAGAAAGGCAGAGGAATGGGCTAGCCAGTTACAGTGCTGGTCTCTGTATCTCTTAAACTGCTTTGCATGTAAAGAAAGATCTCTTAGTCTCATCTGCAAGAAACACTTCTTGAAGGATCTGTGTGGCATGTGGGGTGGCTTAGGGAATCGAACATCACCTGGTGGGATTGGACTCATAAGAAGTTTATGCAACACCAAAACTGGAAGAGAAAGTATAGCAAATTTAGAAGAAGTGAAAATGAGTCTCTGCAACACTTCAAGATCTTCTGATGATTGGCAGTACATGGCTATAGATTCTCTTATCTTACTGCTCAATGACATAGATACCAGATATAAAGTCCTCGACATCGCCGCTtcatttctggttgacttggtagAGCTAAGAAGCTTAAATGAAAGAACCAAAATTGGAGAAGCAATCGCGCAGACACTTTTACAAGATTACCATAAGATCAAATATGGGGGATTGAGTTTGAAGAGCCAAAGTGCAGAGGAAGCATTAAAGGAGACATGGGAATTGAAGGTagaaagaagaaagagagaggagctAATTTCTGAACAGGAATTGAAAGTGAGAAAAGATTTTGTCCGCACATTAAAACAAGAAGGGAACAATTTGTTCTGGTCTGGCTACATTGAAAATGCTGTCATCAAGTACACGAAAGCTATGGATTTGTGCCCACTAAAGATGAGAAAAGAGAGGATAGTTCTTTATAGTAACAGAGCTCAGTGTTACTTGTTGCTTAAAAAACCAGAAGAAGCCATTAGTGACGCCACTAGAGCTTTGAGCCTATCGAGTGCCGAAAGTCCTCACAGTAAGAGCCTATGGAGAAGATCACAAGCTTACGACATGAAAGGGATGGCTAAGGAGAGTTTGATGGATTGTTTAACGTTCATCAATGGTCACACGATGTCTGAACAAGCCAAGCATGTTAAGATCCCATACTACGCAGCTCACATGATCAACAAGCAAATGAATGCCACGTGGCTTTTCGCAGGTGTGAAGTCAAAAAACAAATTTGAAGAAAAAGTAGACAAATCCAATGGAGAGGACAAAATGACGACAATGGTGATCAAAGGCATTCTTG GCATGCCCACTATTCTAGAAGAATCACTGGGCGGAAAGAGGTGGGGGAGAAGCAAGCAAGCAAGACAGGGCGAAACGCAGGAGAGAAGCTGGAGGTATCACTTCTGA